A region of the Methylobacterium nodulans ORS 2060 genome:
CAGGTCGAGCAGGCGGTCGAACCCGACCGTCAGGCGGTACAGGGGGGCGATGTCGGTGGTCCTCATCATCACATCCTCCGGATGAGCAACGTGAATCCAAGGTGCGCCGGGATCCGTCCGGCGCCGCGAGCCTCCCGGAGGCCTCGCGCGCGCATAACGCGGCAGAGCTTCGCCGGTTCCGCGGCGCCCTGCGCGTTTTCGCGACCGCGCGGCGGGCGCGGCCGCGCGCCAGAGCGGCATCCGTTCACGGTGGAACGGATCCTGCTCTAGCTTTTTGATTTTGCCGCATTTTCTGCGACGAACCGGCATCCACTTCGTCGGAAAATGCTCTATAGACTAGGCATGACGATGCCTCCCGTCCCCGTCCGCGTGAAGATCTGCGGCCTCAGCACCCCGGAGACGCTCGACGCGGCGCTCGCGGCCGGCGCGGACCTGATCGGCCTCGTGCATTTCGCGAGAAGCCCCCGGCATGTCGACCTCGCGACCGGGGCGGCTTTGTCGCGGCGGGCGCAGGGGAGGGCGGAGCGCGTCGTGCTCCTCGTCGATCCCGACGACGCGCTCCTCGACGCGGTCATGGCCGGCCTCGATCCCGACTGGATCCAGCTGCACGGCGGCGAGAGCCCGGAGCGCGCGGCGGCGGTCCGGGCCCGCACCGGGCGGAGGGTTCTGAAGGCGCTCGGCGTCGCGACCCTCGCCGATCTCGCCCGGGTGGCGGATTATGCGGGCGCCGCAGACCGCATCCTGCTCGACGCCAAGCCCGCGCCGGGGGCATTGCCGGGCGGCAACGGCCAAGCCTTCGATTGGCGCCTGATCCGGGAGGCCCGGCTCGCGCCGACCTTTATGCTCTCCGGCGGGCTCACGCCCGCGACCGTCGCCGAGGCGGTGGCGCTCACCGGCGCCGCCGCCGTGGACGTCTCCTCGGGCGTGGAGCGCAGCCCAGGTCGGAAGGATCCGGACCTGATCCGCGCCTTCGTGGCCGCGGCCCGGCAGGGTACGGATCCCGGCGCGGACCACTGAAAGCGTGGCCGTCCTTGGGGAAATTGCCCTTCGGGCGGATTGGTCCTAAGGCTGGCTCCGCGGGTGTTTCCGGACCGCCGGCCGTCGCGCGCCGCCCCGCACCCGATTCCCAAGGACAGGCAGCCGTGACAGCTCCCCAGACCCCGAACTCATTCCGCACCGGCCCGGACGAGCGCGGCCGTTTCGGCATCTTCGGCGGCCGCTTCGTGGCCGAGACGCTGATGCCCAACATCCTCGAACTGGAACGGGCCTACGCGGAGGCCAAGGCCGATCCGGCCTTCCAGGCGGAGATGGATTCCTACCTGACCCACTATGTCGGCCGGCCGAGCCCGCTCTACTTCGCCGAGCGGATGAGCGCCCATTTCGGCGGCGCCAAGATCTACTTCAAGCGCGAGGAGCTCAACCACACCGGTTCGCACAAGGTGAACAACGTGCTGGGCCAGATCCTGCTCGCCCGGCGCATGGGCAAGCCGCGGATCATCGCCGAGACGGGAGCCGGCCAGCACGGGGTCGCGACAGCGACGCTCTGCGCCCGGTTCGGCCTCAAATGCGTCGTCTACATGGGCGCGGTCGATGTCGAGCGGCAGAAGCCGAATGTCTTCCGCATGAAGATGCTGGGCGCCGAGGTGGTGCCGGTGCAATCGGGCACCCGGACCCTGAAGGACGCGATGAACGAGGCCCTGCGCGACTGGGTCACGAACGTCGCTGATACGTTCTACTGCATCGGCACCGTGGCGGGCCCGCATCCCTATCCGGCGATGGTGCGCGACTTCCAGGCGGTGATCGGCCGCGAGACGAAGGAGCAGATGCTCGCCCTGGAAGGCCGGCTGCCGAACTCGCTGGTCGCCTGCATCGGCGGCGGTTCGAATGCGATGGGCCTGTTTCATCCCTTCCTCGATGACCGGGAGGTGGAGATTTACGGCGTCGAGGCGGCGGGCCGCGGCGTGTCGACGGGCCTCCACGCTGCCTCGCTGACGGGCGGCAGGCCGGGGGTGCTGCATGGCAACCGCACCTACCTGCTGATGAACGAGGACGGCCAGATCGCCGACGCTCACTCGATCTCGGCGGGCCTCGACTACCCGGGGATCGGCCCCGAGCACGCGTGGCTGCACGAGATGGGGCGGGTCACCTATCTGTCGGCGACCGATCAGGAGACGCTGGAGGCGTTCCGGCTCTGCTCCCTGCTCGAAGGCATCATCCCGGCGCTGGAGCCCGCGCACGCGCTCGCCAAGGTGGCCGAGCTCGCCCCGACGAAGCCCCGCGACCACCTGATGGTGGTCAACCTCTCGGGCCGTGGCGACAAGGACATCCCGCAGGTCGCCGAGATTCTGGGCGACGCGCTCTGAGGGCTTGAGGGCCTGGTGCAAAACCAGAGCGGAAGGCTGCGACGGTTTCTTGACAGGCCGCCTCCGACCTCCCTATATCGCGCCACCGCGACGCCGGGGACGCTTCCCGGCCCGGAGCGGCGGAGTAGCTCAGCTGGTTAGAGCAGAGGAATCATAATCCTTGTGTCGGGGGTTCGAGTCCCTCCTCCGCTACCACAGATCTCCCACTAAGGCCGTCGGATCGCGCTTCACTCACCAGCGCTGACAGACGGCCTTCCACCTCAACTTCGATCCCGCGGCGGGGCTGTCCCGGTAGAACGGTGACGCTCTTGATCAGGCCGCGGAAGCTCGCGATGAGGCGCCGGCTGGCCTCATCCTCGCCCCGGGCGTAGTCGCTCAGCGTGCCAGCGAGATCGCGGACCTGATTAAGGTAGCCCGCGACGACGTTGCTCTCGATAGTGAGGAGGCGGCCGGCATCGGCGAGGTGCGCGAGTTCGGCTTCCAGGTTCGCCCGCTCCGCCTTGATCACGGGCAGCCGCGCCGCGGCATCGGCCTCGGTGATGAAGCCTTTGACGTAGCCGCTCATCAGCCGGTCGTGTTCGGCGGAAAGCGCCTCCAGGCGGGCCTCGATGCGGCCACGGCCTGCTGGCCGCTCTTAAGCAGGTTGCTGAAGAAGCCCATCTCGATACTCCGTACTGGTGGGATGCTGCAGGCGATTCCCGGCCCGCGGCGGGTCGTCGGGTCACCGCGCGGGGTTGGCGATGGCCTGGATCTCGGGCTTCGCCGCCGCGAAATCACGGAGCAACTTGTCGTAGGTCGCTCCGTTGGCATTGATCCACGGGAGGGACACGACGAAGAGGGCGTCGACCGCCATGGTGTCGACGGACTTCGAATCGCCGAGCACTCCCCGCGGCTGGAGACGCGGATAGGTGTTGGAGGGAACCTCGCCGTAGACGTAGACGGGCTGCCCGCGGGCATCCTTGGCGGTCTTCGCCATGTCGCGGTCGTTGGTGGCGACGAGCTCCACCCGGTCGCCCTGTTGCTGCGCGTCCGTCTTCATGAAGGACGAGTTCAGTGCGCCGACCCAGAGCATGCACTGCACTTGCGAGCCGTCGGCCACCGCTGTCAGCGCGCGCAACCCGGCGCGCGGGTCCGTCCGCACAGGCTGATACCGCTTCTTGTCCGCGAGGACGAAGCCCTCCCAGGTGACCCGGCCTCCTCGTCCCGCTGAATGGCTTCATCAAGACGCTGCTCGATTACCGGCTGGAGGCCAGGAAAGCCGAGGCGTTGAAGCCCGAGACGGCCCGGGACATCGCCGCTACGGCCGGGCCGGCGGTGTTCGATGCGATCGCCGTGGCCGACCTGACGGACGCGGTGAAGGAGCTGGCCCTGGCCATCCGCGAGGACACCGCGTCGGACACGGCCCGGCACAATGACCAGCTGATCAGCGTCTTGGAGCGTCTCACCGACCGCCTCGAAGATTTGGAGCAAGGCGGCCGCGGGCCTCACCAGGGCCAGCCTCGCGGCTCCCGCCGCGACCAGCACCACCGCTGACTCGGCGCCCCAAGGCACCTCCGATGCCCGCCCGGCACCCGCCGCGGGCGGGCTTTTCTATTGCGTGGAACGTGTCATGCGATCGGATTTCGACCCTCTGCGGACGCTGAGCTGGCAGCTGCTTCGCGCCACTTGCAGACCTTCGTCCGGTGCTGTCGGAATGGCCGCTCGCCAGCCGACAGCGGACCTCTAGAAGGTTCTCGGATCGCACCTGCTGATCCACCTCCCATTCGCAGAAGGCGCGGTACGGAAACAGAGACGCGCCTCACGAAGGCATGCGGCGCATGAGCCAGAGGAGCAGGGCCATGACGACGGCAGTGGCCACCACCTGCACGGCTATCTGGGCTCCCGTTCCCCAGTCGACTGCGGGGTCGAGATGCCGGCTGAACGCGTCGCGGATGACCGCACCGACCAGACCCGCAACACCTCCGGCCAGCAGCATGCGAGATCGAGGGGTCCGGGAGAGCCCGACGCATCCTCATGGCTGAACAGCCGGCCGCACCCTGAAAGATGCGGGCTGTGCCGAGATCGTTCCTTCAGTCGTCAGGCTCGCAGGCCAGACCGTAGCCGTTCCTCACCGTCGGTGCGCGTGACGATGATGAGCCGAGTACGCTCGGCGCGGTCGAGTGCTGCCAGTGCCTCCGTCACCTCGTCCAGCTGTGAGGGCTCCCCGCCAGCCATCGCCTCGTCGGCGGCCACCTCCAGCAGCCACGCGTCCCAGGCCCAGCGCCGCAGCACCTCGCGCTTCTCGGACAATAACAGGCTCGGATCATGCAACACTTCAGCCGGCGAGCCGAACACCGCGGCCGGGTTGACCAGCGCCCGCTCGAAGTCGGGACGGCGCTCGACGATCGCCCGGCCATAGCTGGCATCCATCCACGTCAGCGCCGTGGCGTAGAGCTGCCCAGCGGTGTCGCTGTACTCACGATTGCTCGGCAGCTTCGCAGCGCAGCCGACCGGGACGGCGCACCCGTCGAGCCGGTAGCACAGGCCCTGCCGCTCGGCGTACGCCACCGCGTCCTCGCGTGACGCGAACCGGAGCTCGACCTGCGTGGCCAGGGTGTCGTCCCCGGCCGTCCAGCCCATCAGCGGCTCGATCTCGGGCGCGGTGTGTCGCTCGAAGCGCAGCACCCACTCGCCGTCGCGCGCCCGCCCGGAAGTGGTGACCGGGCGCTGGCGGCGCGAGATGCGCACCTGTGTGCCCGGCGGCCAGGACGGCGGCGGGACGATGGGCAGCGTACATCCCGAGTTGTGTCCGATGCCGGGGGTGGAAGCGAAGCTGATCGACATGGCCCGCTCTCTCCCTACTGCATCCGAGCTATTGCATCCGAGTGCCCTTGCGTCCGCGGGGGCGCCGGCGCAGGCTCTCGACGGCCGAGAGGTACTCGCCCGCTGCCAGGGGATCGAACCGCGACAAGGCGGCGATTACCGCGTCTACGCGCGAGTGGGACGGTGATCCGGGGACGGCCTTGCACGCGACCTGCTCGGCTACGAGCTCGTCACGCACCCACGACAGCAGGATGGCCCGCTTCTCCTGGTGCGTGAACCAGGGATGCTGGACCACCTCCTCCGGACTTCTGAACACGCCCAGCGGGTCGACGAGCGCGTCCACGAACGACGGCTCCGACGGACCCGGGGCTTCTATCTCGGGCGAGAACGGGCGCTCAGCAACGGACGCTTCGGCTCTCTGCAGCTCCATGGTGTCCCTCCCTCAGGCGAGCGAAGGGGCTGAGGTCCGGCGCGCCGCGCGGCGCACCGGACCTGATGCGGGCTCAGTGCTGGGTCGTGCCCTGGCCGTTGACCGGGATGCGCTTGGCGCGCTCCTGCGCCTTGGCCGATTTCGGCAGGGTCACGGTGAGCACCCCGTTCTTGAACACGGCCTGGGCCTTGTCGTCCTCGACCGGGTAGGGCAGCGCGATCACCCGCTCGAAGCGGCCGTAGGTGCGCTCACTGAAGCCGCGCTCCTTGTCCTCGGTCTCGGCCTTCTTCTCGCCCCGCAGGGTCAGGGTGTCCTCGTCCACCAGGACCTCGACATCCTTGTCCTCCAGGCCGGGAAGCTCGGCGGAGACGCGCACCTCCTTGTCGGTGGCGCTGACCTCGACACTCGGCCAGGACGGCAGCGGGCTCAGCAGCGAGGGCATACCCGTCTCGAAGCGGCTGAACACGTCGTCGAACAGCCGGTTCATCTCACGATGCAGGGTGAGGAACGGGCTCACCTCGGAGCCCGACATCGTTGCGGGGGCCGTCGTGCGGCCCCGGCCCCAGGGGATCAGGTCTCTTACGGCCATCGTCTCTCTCCATGTCTGGGTCAAGCAGCCGCCGACCGGGGGCCTCCCCATGGCCAGTGGCCTGCCATGTCAGTGCGTCAGTTGCTCCGGTCTGCGCCTCAGGCCGCCTTGGCCTCGATCTGCGCGGGCGTGTCGTCCTGCCCGAGCGCCGGGGTGCCCGCTTGGATCGCGATGCGCCGTGGCTTGAGGGCCTCCGGCACCTCGCGCTTGAGGTCGATCATCAGCAGGCCGTTCTCCAGCCCCGCCCCCGTGACCTTCACGTGCTCGGCGAGGTTGAAGGTCTGGCGGAAGGCGCGTCCGGCGATGCCGCGGTGCAGGTACTGGCGCTCACCCTCGGCCTCCGCCTTCTTGCCGGCGACGAGGAGGGTGGTGTCGGTCTGCGTCAGCTCGATCTCGTCCGGGGTGAAGCCCGCCACCGCCATGGTGATGCGGTACTGGTCCTCGCCCATCTTCTCGATGTCGTAGGGCGGCCAGCCGGCCAGCGGCTCGACATCTGTGACCTGGTCGAGCATGTCGAACAATCGGTCGAACCCGACCGTCGAGCGATAGAGGGGAGAGAGGTCGTATCTCATAGCCACATCCTCCAGTGAGCAACATGGATATGAGAGCGCCGGACACCCGCCGGCGCCCGAAGTGCCAAGCTGTTCAGCCTTGGCGAGCAAAGAGATAGTAACGGTGCTCTCCCGTTCAAGAGTCGGTCAGCACAAATTTTAGAACGTGTAGGCGCATCGCCTTCTCGCTCCGCGGAACACCGAAACGACTGGTAGATGATTGGAGCGCGATACACTCGAGGCCGAGGATGATATCCTGAGCGCTGGCTTCGCGCTCGACAGCATTCCGTCTCGGCGGGGTCGCCTTGATTGACGGCCATCCGGCCCCACGTGGTGGCACGTCACCGTTCACGATGATGGAGGACCCGTCATAGCGGACACGCTGCCGCGGTCGGAGGCGCGGGCGCTGGCTGGCCCGGTCGACGACCTCACCCTCTCCGAAATCCTCAAGACCGGTGCGACGGCGGCCGAACTCGCCGAGGCCCGCCTCTGGCTGGAGAACGACGAGGCCATGCTGAATGAGGGGCGCTCCCCGACATCCGGCTGCGTGAAGCGGCTGATCGCGCTCCTGAAAGCCGCCGACGAGGACGCTCTTCCTTCGCCCGAGCGGTGAGGATGGCGCGCCCTCCGTGCCTCGAGGAGCGGCACGGGCAGCGCCATCACGATCTTCGCAGCCTGGTTGATTGGCGCACCCTCTCCGCGCGGGCCGCGGCCACGCACGGCCTCGCGCCCGGCACGGGATGCTGGCGTTCGCGGCTGGTGCGTAGCGCCGGTATGGACGCGCTGCTCGCACCTTTTTCCAGCCGGGACCTCTTCGCCTTCCCTGGCCGCGGCGTACCGGCGTGAGTGTCTGCCGGCTTGCCCGTTGCGCCGACCTGATCCGAGGGCTTGGTAGGGTACCGGAGCTCCAGCAGCGCGCGAAACAATGCGGGCGCTGTCAGGACAGGGACGCCGCTCGCGGGAGCGAGCATCAGGATGAATGGCGTCAGCATGACAGCGGCTCCCGGCCCCCGCCCGCTGAGGCGCGTCGTGCCCGTTCTACGAGGCTTCTCAGGACACCCGCTTCGCCGGCCTCCAGCCCGAGCGTGAGAATGCCGACGATCCAGTGAAGGATCGCGGCAGCGCCCTCACCCGAGAAGCCGAGGAGCCATGGTCCAAGAAGCATCCAGGCCGCGACCAAGGCCGAGAAGGACGCGATCCAGGACTTCGGGCGAATGATACCCGACAAGCCGAGGCGAGCGATAATGGTGCCGCTGAGGATGGCGCTTGCGGCCGGCATCCTCTGCTGGGCGTACCCCCAGACCCAAGGCGAGATGATCAGGAGCGCGCCCAGGCTGAGTCGTACAATGGACGGCAGAAGCCGAGCCTGTGTTCTATCGTTCGTCATGATGACCCTCCTTCAGAAAGCAAAGGTCATTGCTGCGCGTGAAACACCGCATTAGACAGGCCTCGTTGAGCACCTGTCTTTCACTTAGCGAGCGCATGCTCACTCGCGCGCGAAACGCAGAACCTGGCCGAAAGTTTCGTAAGCTAGACCTCGTTTCAGAGCGATCTTGCGAGGCGTCTGACGAGGATCATGGCGGCAGCGAGCGATCCAGCCGCAGGTCTGTTTGATGATCGATCGCCGTGGCTACACCGCAAAAGCTGTCGTCCCGTGCTCCGGCTCGACTGGAGGGCGGTCATCGCTGCGGC
Encoded here:
- a CDS encoding phosphoribosylanthranilate isomerase, producing the protein MPPVPVRVKICGLSTPETLDAALAAGADLIGLVHFARSPRHVDLATGAALSRRAQGRAERVVLLVDPDDALLDAVMAGLDPDWIQLHGGESPERAAAVRARTGRRVLKALGVATLADLARVADYAGAADRILLDAKPAPGALPGGNGQAFDWRLIREARLAPTFMLSGGLTPATVAEAVALTGAAAVDVSSGVERSPGRKDPDLIRAFVAAARQGTDPGADH
- the trpB gene encoding tryptophan synthase subunit beta, producing MTAPQTPNSFRTGPDERGRFGIFGGRFVAETLMPNILELERAYAEAKADPAFQAEMDSYLTHYVGRPSPLYFAERMSAHFGGAKIYFKREELNHTGSHKVNNVLGQILLARRMGKPRIIAETGAGQHGVATATLCARFGLKCVVYMGAVDVERQKPNVFRMKMLGAEVVPVQSGTRTLKDAMNEALRDWVTNVADTFYCIGTVAGPHPYPAMVRDFQAVIGRETKEQMLALEGRLPNSLVACIGGGSNAMGLFHPFLDDREVEIYGVEAAGRGVSTGLHAASLTGGRPGVLHGNRTYLLMNEDGQIADAHSISAGLDYPGIGPEHAWLHEMGRVTYLSATDQETLEAFRLCSLLEGIIPALEPAHALAKVAELAPTKPRDHLMVVNLSGRGDKDIPQVAEILGDAL
- a CDS encoding NADH dehydrogenase ubiquinone Fe-S protein 4, yielding MSISFASTPGIGHNSGCTLPIVPPPSWPPGTQVRISRRQRPVTTSGRARDGEWVLRFERHTAPEIEPLMGWTAGDDTLATQVELRFASREDAVAYAERQGLCYRLDGCAVPVGCAAKLPSNREYSDTAGQLYATALTWMDASYGRAIVERRPDFERALVNPAAVFGSPAEVLHDPSLLLSEKREVLRRWAWDAWLLEVAADEAMAGGEPSQLDEVTEALAALDRAERTRLIIVTRTDGEERLRSGLRA
- a CDS encoding Hsp20/alpha crystallin family protein translates to MAVRDLIPWGRGRTTAPATMSGSEVSPFLTLHREMNRLFDDVFSRFETGMPSLLSPLPSWPSVEVSATDKEVRVSAELPGLEDKDVEVLVDEDTLTLRGEKKAETEDKERGFSERTYGRFERVIALPYPVEDDKAQAVFKNGVLTVTLPKSAKAQERAKRIPVNGQGTTQH
- a CDS encoding Hsp20 family protein, with product MRYDLSPLYRSTVGFDRLFDMLDQVTDVEPLAGWPPYDIEKMGEDQYRITMAVAGFTPDEIELTQTDTTLLVAGKKAEAEGERQYLHRGIAGRAFRQTFNLAEHVKVTGAGLENGLLMIDLKREVPEALKPRRIAIQAGTPALGQDDTPAQIEAKAA
- a CDS encoding SPW repeat protein gives rise to the protein MTNDRTQARLLPSIVRLSLGALLIISPWVWGYAQQRMPAASAILSGTIIARLGLSGIIRPKSWIASFSALVAAWMLLGPWLLGFSGEGAAAILHWIVGILTLGLEAGEAGVLRSLVERARRASAGGGREPLSC